The following proteins are encoded in a genomic region of Leptospira langatensis:
- a CDS encoding LBBP_01157 family protein, whose amino-acid sequence MASKKKQSGFWSKIFFWRKKKKTVPEGEKEIVRDTRGYTWELKDLREKADRFFVTRKKPSGTIFENTALKLTKNNRHLFRLEGKEKSGREYSLVIATGNYLTEQNGKVSGVVFLGEADLNRLLSGDHKSLKSILSGLNTPDWDEESWSVLQEEPDLKRSADSWKEILTWEAIWKQQILIRLRPSTIAILLIFLGKEFEDLFQANSSERTRQIVSKELYFLNVSGNRNSPHSENLTLYEFDSAKKEFELVLSKIRSKKEK is encoded by the coding sequence TTTTTCTGGAGAAAGAAGAAGAAAACAGTTCCGGAAGGCGAGAAGGAAATCGTCCGTGATACAAGAGGCTATACCTGGGAATTAAAGGATCTCCGAGAAAAAGCGGACCGATTCTTTGTGACCCGAAAGAAACCTTCCGGCACGATCTTCGAGAATACCGCTTTAAAACTTACCAAGAATAACCGACATCTTTTCCGCTTAGAAGGAAAGGAAAAGTCGGGAAGGGAATATTCTCTAGTCATCGCCACAGGGAATTATCTCACCGAACAGAACGGAAAAGTGAGCGGCGTAGTCTTTTTAGGAGAAGCGGACCTAAACCGTCTTCTCAGTGGAGATCATAAAAGTCTGAAGAGTATTCTTTCCGGATTGAACACTCCTGATTGGGATGAGGAATCCTGGTCCGTTTTGCAAGAAGAGCCGGACCTAAAGCGGTCTGCCGATTCTTGGAAAGAGATCCTAACTTGGGAGGCGATCTGGAAGCAACAGATACTCATTCGTCTTCGTCCGAGCACTATTGCCATCCTTCTCATTTTTCTCGGAAAAGAATTCGAGGATCTGTTCCAGGCAAATTCATCCGAAAGGACGAGGCAGATCGTTTCCAAGGAATTGTATTTTCTGAATGTAAGCGGGAACCGGAATTCCCCTCATTCAGAAAATCTAACACTCTACGAATTTGATTCCGCCAAGAAAGAATTCGAGCTTGTGCTCTCTAAGATCCGGTCTAAAAAGGAAAAGTGA
- a CDS encoding D-sedoheptulose 7-phosphate isomerase has product MDLQEIASKQILDSIQTKKDVLDTLLPQIVQAGQIASEVLEKGNMILFCGNGGSSCDASHIAAELVVRYKSGNERRALPAISLSSDSAVLTACSNDYGYEDVFARQVQAFGKPGDLLVGLSTSGNSKNVISATEAAKKLGMKTISFLGGDGGKLKGMADLDIIIPRKETARIQESHILIGHIICSIIEQQLFQLS; this is encoded by the coding sequence ATGGACTTACAAGAAATCGCTTCCAAGCAAATCCTAGATTCCATCCAGACAAAGAAAGATGTTCTGGATACTCTTCTTCCTCAGATCGTACAAGCCGGCCAGATCGCGTCCGAAGTATTAGAAAAAGGAAATATGATCCTATTCTGCGGAAATGGAGGATCTTCTTGCGATGCTTCTCATATTGCAGCCGAATTGGTTGTCCGCTATAAATCCGGAAATGAGAGAAGGGCGCTTCCCGCGATTTCCTTGTCTTCCGACTCTGCGGTCCTTACTGCCTGTTCCAACGACTACGGATATGAGGATGTATTCGCCAGACAGGTGCAAGCATTCGGGAAACCGGGTGATCTTCTTGTAGGACTTTCTACGAGCGGGAATTCAAAGAATGTGATCTCTGCCACTGAGGCCGCAAAGAAACTAGGAATGAAAACGATCTCTTTTCTAGGCGGGGACGGCGGAAAGTTGAAAGGAATGGCGGATCTGGACATTATCATTCCTAGAAAGGAAACTGCAAGGATCCAAGAATCGCATATCCTGATCGGTCATATCATCTGTTCTATCATCGAACAGCAACTCTTCCAATTGAGCTAA
- a CDS encoding ATP-binding cassette domain-containing protein produces the protein MQASPSDEILSCQCLSVSSGSSSILQDLDFLIRKGEVHALVGESGSGKSTFANTVLGLLPEPLRASWDRFRIFGEEIRSGDFRAWKNWRGRRISLIPQSAAIGLHPFLSIGSQMQEYFSLIQPSLASKREGLRLLKEFGLIDPEAAWESRPHQLSGGERQRVLVLLSVYSGAELILADEPSSALDPETGKAILELLQSRIRESKAGLLFISHDLSSARELADTITVLQSGKRVETLNKTNNGWEPGSEYARKLFALDENLA, from the coding sequence TTGCAAGCTTCTCCTTCGGATGAGATCCTAAGTTGCCAATGTCTTTCCGTAAGCTCGGGCTCTTCTTCTATTTTACAAGATCTTGATTTTCTGATCCGGAAAGGAGAAGTCCATGCATTGGTGGGAGAGTCTGGAAGTGGCAAGTCCACCTTTGCCAATACTGTTTTAGGTCTTCTTCCGGAACCTTTGCGAGCGAGTTGGGATCGGTTTCGGATCTTCGGTGAAGAAATTCGCTCCGGCGATTTTCGTGCCTGGAAGAATTGGAGGGGAAGAAGGATCAGTCTCATTCCCCAAAGTGCCGCGATCGGGCTACATCCGTTCTTGAGCATAGGCTCCCAAATGCAGGAATATTTTTCTCTCATCCAGCCTTCTCTGGCGAGTAAGCGCGAAGGACTTAGATTATTAAAAGAATTCGGGCTGATCGATCCGGAAGCCGCCTGGGAATCCCGTCCTCACCAATTGTCTGGAGGAGAGAGGCAAAGAGTTTTGGTACTACTTTCGGTGTATTCCGGCGCGGAACTGATCTTGGCAGACGAGCCAAGTTCCGCTTTGGACCCGGAGACAGGAAAGGCCATCCTGGAACTTTTGCAGAGTCGTATTCGAGAATCCAAGGCGGGCCTTCTATTTATCAGCCACGATCTTAGTTCAGCCAGAGAACTCGCCGATACTATTACTGTGCTTCAGTCCGGCAAAAGAGTGGAAACCCTAAATAAAACGAATAACGGTTGGGAACCCGGATCCGAGTATGCTAGAAAACTGTTTGCCTTGGATGAAAATCTTGCTTAA